Proteins found in one Triticum aestivum cultivar Chinese Spring chromosome 4D, IWGSC CS RefSeq v2.1, whole genome shotgun sequence genomic segment:
- the LOC123100642 gene encoding pollen allergen Phl p 1 — MASSSSSVLLVAVVLAAVVWGAHGIPKVPPGPNITASPASYGNKWLDAKTTWYGKPTGAGPKDNGGACGYKEVDKAPFHGMTSCGNIPIFKDGRGCGSCFELKCTKPEACSGKPTIVTITDKNEEPIAPYHFDLSGHAFGSMAKKGEEQKLRDAGEVEIKFRRVKCKYPPGTKVNFHVEKSSNENYLALVIKFLQGDGDVVGVDIKQKGEDKWTELNESWGAVWRIDTPHKLIGPFSVRYTTEGGTKTTVDDVIPKGWKPDTSYEAKGGY, encoded by the coding sequence AtggcttcttcttcctcgtcggtgCTGCTGGTTGCGGTGGTGTTGGCCGCGGTCGTGTGGGGCGCGCACGGCATCCCCAAGGTTCCCCCGGGCCCCAACATCACGGCGTCGCCTGCGAGCTACGGCAACAAGTGGCTGGACGCCAAGACCACGTGGTACGGCAAGCCGACGGGCGCCGGGCCCAAGGACAACGGCGGCGCCTGCGGGTACAAGGAGGTGGACAAGGCCCCCTTCCACGGCATGACCTCCTGCGGCAACATCCCCATCTTCAAGGACGGCCGCGGCTGCGGCTCCTGCTTCGAGCTCAAGTGCACCAAGCCAGAGGCCTGCTCCGGCAAGCCCACCATCGTCACCATCACCGACAAGAACGAGGAGCCCATCGCCCCCTACCACTTCGACCTCTCCGGCCACGCCTTCGGCTCCATGGCCAAGAAGGGCGAGGAGCAGAAGCTgcgtgacgccggcgaggtggaGATCAAGTTCCGGCGCGTCAAGTGCAAGTACCCGCCGGGCACCAAGGTGAACTTCCACGTGGAGAAGTCCTCCAACGAAAACTACCTGGCGCTGGTGATCAAGTTCCTCCAAGGCGACGGCGACGTGGTGGGCGTGGACATCAAGCAGAAGGGCGAGGACAAGTGGACCGAGCTCAACGAGTCGTGGGGAGCCGTGTGGAGGATCGACACCCCCCACAAGCTCATCGGCCCCTTCTCCGTCCGCTACACCACCGAGGGCGGCACCAAGACGACCGTCGACGACGTCATCCCCAAGGGCTGGAAGCCCGACACCTCCTACGAGGCCAAGGGCGGCTactga